A stretch of DNA from Planococcus antarcticus DSM 14505:
TATTGAACTTGAAGAGTCCTTGATCAATTTTTTGCTTACTGATCCAACGAAGAATTTTTGTAATCCTGATTTCCCACTGTTTCCAATCACTAGAAGATCGATGTTCTGTTCTTCGATAAAAGCGGAAATCGTTTTTGCGGCGTTTCCCTCCAAGGCAAGTACAGATGCTTTGATATTATGTTTGTCGAGCTGCTGTTGGATGGAATTATGCATGTGTTTTGAGTACTCGGCTGTTGTATCATCATGATCTTTTGGGGGTCTAAAACCCTCGTCGCCAAGTCCAGGGGGCATAAACTGAGCATAATTACTGTCGACATTTGCTGAGACAACAGGAGCTGAAGCGTTGCCAGCATCCATATATCCGACACTTTCACGGTGGTCTTCGTCAACGTAGATTACGGAAAGTTTGGTATCCGGCAATGCTTTGACAAATTCTACCGATTTTTGGAGTGCGATCCGACTACCTTCTGATCCGTCGTATGCAACTGCGATGTTTTTATACATTTCCCTCACCTCGTCCTATTCTCTTAGTACTAAATTACCCTCAAGCCTTAGAATGAAACATTGATTTTCTCTTTTGGAAGAAAGTATTTTCGAAAAATGTTGACAATTCAAAAAAGACTTTGGTACTCTTGAATTAACAAATAAAAGGAAATGGAGGGTATGAGGATGAAAAAGACTAAAAAGTTTAAAAACATCAATTTAATATCATTTTCAGAACCTCCTGTTTTTTTCTGAACTTATTTCGGGAATAGAAATATTCAGGACAGGTCTGTAAAATTGTCCTGTTTTCATGAGCGTGCGCCCAGAAACGAGGCGTGCGCTTT
This window harbors:
- a CDS encoding universal stress protein, producing the protein MYKNIAVAYDGSEGSRIALQKSVEFVKALPDTKLSVIYVDEDHRESVGYMDAGNASAPVVSANVDSNYAQFMPPGLGDEGFRPPKDHDDTTAEYSKHMHNSIQQQLDKHNIKASVLALEGNAAKTISAFIEEQNIDLLVIGNSGKSGLQKFFVGSVSKKLIKDSSSSILVVK